One stretch of Periplaneta americana isolate PAMFEO1 chromosome 1, P.americana_PAMFEO1_priV1, whole genome shotgun sequence DNA includes these proteins:
- the LOC138698292 gene encoding uncharacterized protein: protein MAVSRTLLAAIAAVLCFAQVLEAGTVKRSTESGSIANQLQEAATRAQEAVNNVTHELGLDNLPSAESVAQNLHNQTLQLASKMGQLVGQLHNEASSHQDDLSGILQSIANKWNETAATLQSQNSEVSRTAQELQTSFSTGLQSFFAEAQKLVQAISPHAESASTNLQEVARTALDRVQETANEFRTSLQQTTASHS, encoded by the exons ATGGCAGTCAGCAGAACTCTTCTGGCAGCTATCGCAGCTGTTCTCTGCTTCGCACAG GTGCTCGAGGCTGGCACCGTGAAAAGATCGACGGAATCTGGATCCATCGCCAATCAGCTGCAGGAAGCGGCCACCAGGGCTCAAGAAGCAGTGAACAATGTGACACACGAGTTGGGACTTGATAACCTTCCCTCTGCCGAAAGTGTAGCCCAAAATTTGCACAACCAGACCCTCCAACTCGCCAGCAAAATGGGCCAGTTAGTTGGACAACTTCATAACGAG GCGAGTTCCCATCAAGATGATCTGAGCGGAATATTGCAATCCATTGCCAACAAATGGAACGAAACTGCCGCTACTCTTCAGTCTCAGAATTCTGAAGTGTCCAGAACAGCGCAGGAACTGCAGACTTCTTTCAGCACCGGTCTTCAGTCTTTCTTCGCAGAAGCTCAAAAG CTTGTGCAAGCAATCTCACCACACGCAGAGAGTGCCAGCACAAACCTACAAGAAGTTGCACGCACTGCACTGGACAGGGTTCAAGAAACTGCCAACGAATTCAGAACTAGTCTTCAGCAGACTACAGCTTCCCATAGCTAA